A window of the Acidobacteriota bacterium genome harbors these coding sequences:
- a CDS encoding helix-turn-helix transcriptional regulator, translating into MRQTNDPLGKALRELREHAGLQQGQLGRKSGVTQSNISAYELGKRAPQWPTLVRLLDAMGADLLDLSVKMEEPGRLEETREALWQLLKPAEPEEAEPSPPATDSPSDDASDQKDQEHPLDYLVDAVIDRIAERTVMRQADRATAQRSALATRNALEKALP; encoded by the coding sequence ATGCGACAGACCAACGATCCGCTAGGGAAAGCTCTGCGGGAGCTGCGGGAGCACGCAGGCCTGCAGCAAGGCCAACTCGGGCGCAAGTCGGGCGTGACGCAGTCGAACATTAGCGCCTACGAGTTGGGCAAGCGGGCTCCACAATGGCCCACCTTGGTGCGGCTGCTCGACGCCATGGGGGCTGACCTCCTCGACCTGAGCGTCAAGATGGAGGAGCCGGGCCGCCTCGAAGAAACACGGGAGGCTCTATGGCAGCTCTTGAAGCCCGCAGAACCCGAGGAGGCTGAACCGAGTCCTCCGGCAACAGACTCGCCGAGTGACGACGCCTCAGATCAGAAAGACCAAGAGCATCCGCTAGACTACTTAGTTGACGCAGTCATCGACCGAATTGCCGAGCGCACCGTCATGCGTCAAGCGGACAGAGCTACGGCCCAGCGGTCGGCGCTGGCGACACGGAACGCCTTGGAGAAGGCACTGCCTTGA
- a CDS encoding outer membrane beta-barrel protein → MNRSKYNWVIGFALALLATAPVVQAQSFEITPFFGYRVGGEFDRFDEDFGDLDFDTDIEVDNGESFGVIVDFPIGQNFYVELFASRQESELIFDGGLFEPDDTLFDIDVDYYHGGILYEWNPGQLKPFVVASAGVTQLSPNNGSGDETYFSASVGGGVKVFFSDNFGLRFEGRVFSTVVDEDDEVFCDRRYCYDYDDGNYLYQGEGRVGLILRF, encoded by the coding sequence ATGAACCGTTCGAAATACAACTGGGTGATCGGGTTCGCTCTGGCGCTGCTCGCCACCGCTCCCGTGGTGCAGGCACAATCCTTCGAGATCACGCCCTTCTTCGGCTATCGCGTCGGCGGTGAATTCGACCGCTTCGACGAAGATTTCGGCGACCTCGACTTCGACACCGACATCGAGGTCGACAACGGTGAGAGCTTCGGCGTCATCGTCGACTTTCCGATCGGTCAGAACTTCTACGTCGAGCTCTTCGCCAGCCGCCAGGAGTCGGAGCTGATTTTCGACGGCGGCTTGTTCGAGCCCGACGACACTCTCTTCGACATCGATGTCGACTACTACCACGGCGGCATTCTCTACGAGTGGAATCCCGGCCAGCTCAAGCCCTTCGTGGTGGCGAGCGCCGGCGTCACGCAGCTTTCTCCCAACAACGGCAGCGGCGACGAGACCTACTTCTCCGCCAGCGTCGGCGGTGGCGTCAAGGTATTCTTCAGCGACAACTTCGGCCTGCGCTTCGAGGGCCGGGTCTTCTCGACCGTGGTCGACGAAGACGACGAGGTCTTCTGCGACCGTCGCTACTGCTACGACTACGACGATGGCAATTACCTCTACCAGGGGGAGGGCCGCGTCGGCCTCATCCTGCGCTTCTAG
- a CDS encoding M35 family metallo-endopeptidase, translated as MVGSQRLRGLVGLFALLAGVSVPSLAAGDLSASLTAEDDGRVRYTLASEEAQPILLLPWNTPAEELSADLFTVTRGDRRFGYRGPQAVRGSLPVEAVPMEQPIELPSGGSIDRLLDLAAAYGLDEAGEYRVELSVPVWVRGDDGGWIHRSLAAEALTLSLGAAAEGSRGSDAGRTGTATQSLGVEFEDCEAASSFYISEANVSGTSWSKEAFDYLDSRADYVIYWAAFDGQRWRRRERIQTTIKDVPMTPTRMGVEAFGERLFMYFIGFTRFNIYESIFDGKDWFGNKQLETNPDSHPRTSTSPGMAVFEDQLYLFYRSQGRTDISWTSFDGEGWHGNEPVVTADGSRPQTVGTPAVTVFGERLQMVYRGQDEDVLYSASFDGETWSGNRPIELASGERLPAIGSPSLAVFGDRLHVIYRDGRDSALSWATFDGASWSGGEAITTRAGERLLTVDGGALASFGGRLHGVYRGLNEAHLAWIEYDGKGWVGRGFLETPEGRLESGTVPALVPYGDELLLFYRGGWARPSKAARYNAWLGEHSRERHAKAISVLADVRQSFDKKLSFSCSGEVACNGVASSCSAGNVAFSCVGGSDRTLWLCPEFWQLPPDRGQDSQAGALIQAIAGWFGASGKVQTCEAVRELAEQAPDEAALNAAALRYLAEKVSDCGAF; from the coding sequence ATGGTGGGAAGTCAGCGTCTTCGGGGCCTCGTGGGCCTTTTCGCTCTGCTGGCCGGAGTCTCCGTGCCGAGCCTCGCCGCCGGTGATCTCAGCGCTTCCCTGACCGCCGAGGACGATGGTCGGGTGCGCTATACGCTGGCCTCCGAGGAAGCGCAGCCGATCCTGCTGTTGCCCTGGAACACACCCGCCGAGGAGCTGTCGGCGGATCTCTTCACGGTGACCCGGGGCGATCGCCGCTTTGGCTATCGCGGGCCGCAGGCGGTGCGTGGTTCGCTGCCCGTCGAGGCAGTGCCAATGGAGCAGCCGATCGAGCTGCCCTCGGGCGGTTCCATCGACCGCCTGCTCGACCTGGCGGCCGCCTACGGCCTCGACGAGGCCGGCGAATATCGCGTCGAGCTGTCGGTTCCCGTGTGGGTGCGGGGCGACGACGGCGGTTGGATTCACCGGTCGCTGGCGGCGGAAGCTCTGACCCTGAGCCTCGGAGCCGCCGCCGAGGGCAGTCGCGGCAGCGACGCGGGCAGGACCGGCACCGCCACCCAGTCCCTGGGAGTCGAGTTCGAGGATTGCGAGGCGGCTTCGAGCTTCTATATCTCGGAGGCCAACGTCAGCGGCACCTCCTGGTCCAAAGAGGCCTTCGACTACCTCGATTCGCGCGCCGACTACGTCATCTACTGGGCCGCCTTCGATGGCCAGCGGTGGCGTCGCCGCGAGCGCATCCAGACCACCATCAAGGATGTTCCGATGACCCCGACGCGGATGGGGGTCGAGGCCTTCGGCGAGCGCCTCTTCATGTACTTCATCGGCTTCACTCGCTTCAATATCTACGAGTCGATCTTCGACGGCAAGGACTGGTTCGGCAACAAGCAGCTCGAGACCAATCCCGACAGCCATCCGCGGACCTCCACCAGTCCCGGCATGGCGGTCTTCGAAGATCAGCTCTACCTGTTCTACCGCAGCCAGGGCCGAACGGACATCTCCTGGACCAGCTTCGACGGCGAGGGTTGGCATGGCAACGAGCCGGTGGTCACGGCGGACGGGTCGCGGCCCCAGACCGTCGGCACGCCGGCCGTCACGGTCTTCGGCGAGCGGCTCCAGATGGTCTATCGCGGACAGGATGAGGATGTCCTCTACAGCGCCTCCTTCGACGGCGAGACCTGGAGCGGCAACCGCCCCATCGAGCTCGCCTCCGGAGAGCGCCTGCCGGCCATCGGCAGCCCTTCACTGGCGGTCTTCGGGGACCGCCTGCACGTCATCTACCGAGACGGGCGCGACTCGGCCCTCTCCTGGGCGACCTTCGACGGCGCGTCCTGGAGCGGCGGCGAGGCCATCACCACCCGGGCCGGCGAACGCCTGCTGACCGTCGATGGTGGCGCCCTCGCCAGCTTCGGGGGCCGCCTCCACGGGGTCTATCGCGGGCTCAACGAGGCTCACCTCGCCTGGATCGAGTACGACGGCAAGGGTTGGGTCGGTCGCGGCTTCCTCGAGACTCCCGAAGGGCGGCTGGAGTCCGGTACGGTGCCGGCGCTGGTGCCCTACGGCGACGAGCTGTTGCTCTTCTATCGCGGCGGTTGGGCGCGCCCATCGAAGGCGGCGCGCTACAACGCTTGGCTCGGCGAGCACAGCCGCGAGCGCCACGCCAAGGCGATCAGCGTGCTCGCCGACGTTCGCCAGTCCTTCGACAAGAAGCTCTCCTTTTCGTGCTCCGGTGAGGTGGCGTGCAACGGCGTCGCGTCTTCCTGCAGTGCGGGCAATGTCGCCTTCTCCTGCGTCGGCGGCTCCGACCGCACCCTCTGGCTCTGTCCGGAGTTCTGGCAGCTGCCGCCGGACCGCGGTCAAGACTCCCAGGCCGGCGCCCTGATCCAGGCAATCGCCGGCTGGTTCGGTGCCTCCGGCAAGGTGCAGACCTGTGAGGCGGTGCGCGAGCTGGCCGAGCAGGCTCCGGACGAGGCGGCCCTCAATGCGGCCGCGCTGCGCTACCTGGCCGAGAAGGTCAGCGACTGCGGCGCCTTCTGA
- a CDS encoding adenosine deaminase family protein: MSREPYSTAFLEALPKSDLHLHLDGSLRLPTLIELARERSVPLPSETPEGLLELVFKESYRDLPDYLHGFAYTCAVMSDPEALERIAYELAEDCLAEGVRYIEVRFAPQLHVRPGFDIGQVLTAVDRGLDRARREHEKDLPEGEPPFRYGIIASAMRMFTGGFAPYFKNLMEALDQWPAKEVYGVASLSLARSVVEARDRLGVPVVAFDLAGAEAGNPASDHVDAYELASQHFLKKTVHAGEAYGPESIFQAITLLNADRIGHGTHLYSVDQVQADEPERYVHQLAEYIADRRITLEVCITSNLQTMPDLRRVENHPFGRMLREKLSVTLCTDNRLVSRTSVTQEIAQACDAFAMTPEELRNVVIHGFKRSFFPGTYREKRAYVRQVIDFYDRVAAEHGIGPK, encoded by the coding sequence ATGTCGCGAGAGCCCTACTCCACCGCCTTTCTCGAAGCTCTGCCAAAGTCCGACCTCCATCTCCACCTGGACGGTTCGCTGCGCCTGCCGACGCTCATCGAGCTGGCTCGCGAACGCTCCGTCCCGCTGCCTTCGGAAACTCCCGAGGGCCTGCTCGAGCTGGTCTTCAAGGAGAGCTATCGCGACCTGCCCGATTACCTCCACGGCTTTGCCTACACCTGCGCCGTGATGAGCGACCCGGAAGCCCTCGAGCGCATCGCCTACGAGCTCGCCGAAGACTGCCTGGCGGAGGGCGTGCGCTACATCGAGGTGCGCTTCGCGCCGCAGCTCCACGTCCGGCCGGGCTTCGACATCGGCCAGGTGCTGACCGCCGTCGACCGTGGTCTCGATCGCGCCCGCAGGGAACACGAGAAGGACCTGCCGGAGGGCGAGCCGCCCTTCCGCTACGGCATCATCGCCTCCGCCATGCGCATGTTCACGGGCGGCTTCGCTCCCTACTTCAAGAACTTGATGGAGGCCCTCGACCAGTGGCCCGCCAAGGAGGTCTACGGCGTCGCCTCCCTCTCCCTGGCGCGTTCCGTGGTCGAGGCTCGGGACCGTCTCGGGGTACCGGTGGTGGCCTTCGACCTCGCCGGTGCCGAGGCCGGCAATCCGGCCTCGGACCACGTCGACGCCTACGAGCTGGCGAGCCAGCACTTCCTCAAGAAGACGGTGCACGCCGGTGAGGCCTACGGCCCGGAGAGCATCTTCCAGGCGATCACCCTGCTCAACGCCGACCGCATCGGTCACGGCACTCATCTCTACTCCGTCGACCAGGTGCAGGCCGATGAGCCGGAGCGCTACGTTCACCAGCTCGCCGAGTACATCGCCGACCGGCGCATCACCCTGGAGGTCTGCATCACCTCGAACCTGCAGACCATGCCGGACCTGCGCCGGGTGGAGAACCATCCCTTCGGACGCATGCTGCGCGAGAAGCTCTCGGTCACCCTGTGCACCGACAACCGGCTGGTGTCGCGCACCAGCGTGACCCAGGAGATCGCCCAGGCCTGCGACGCCTTTGCGATGACTCCCGAAGAGCTGCGCAACGTCGTCATCCACGGTTTCAAGCGCAGCTTCTTCCCCGGCACCTATCGCGAGAAGCGCGCCTACGTGCGCCAGGTGATCGACTTCTACGACCGCGTCGCCGCCGAGCACGGCATCGGTCCGAAGTAA
- a CDS encoding SpoIIE family protein phosphatase, whose product MFTGEELILGRSTGCDVVLRDQYLSRRHTRMVQSDGRVMVEDLGSRNGTLVNGRAIAEPTPVGIGDVIQLGGCRIHLDDATTTSGTGTLPTGVKTIFRKAAELIEDQPGDPELYSHRLKLLNQLHVDLARPMNLAGLLDLVLEQAFRHLEPEEGAVFLERPDGTFELSASRSLAGAKEPYPYSRSLVREVVEKGLAALVLDLQADERFAASESILSSGLRSLVAAPLLAPEGTLGMIVVNSRRHVREFREEDMQLLASLAGAAGLRLRNLTLTEEAVERRRLEGELHLARKIQVALLPQTLPTVAGYQLHGANAPSRGVSGDIYMAVERSSQSSEEAREECVLMVVDVAGKGMSASLLTASLEALSAGPIEEGDNPDEICNKLSRRLFSRTPPERYATAFLAILDPDQGALEYCSAGHSPALCIRLSGDVEPLPCTGMPLGLVPDAGYRSCALQLAPGDTLVAYTDGISEAMNSEQEEYGMERLGEVCSRHRDLPPRELAAAIEADLDEFVAGTPFDDDRTLLILRRER is encoded by the coding sequence GTGTTCACCGGCGAGGAGCTCATCCTGGGGCGCTCCACCGGCTGCGATGTGGTGCTGCGCGACCAGTACCTGTCGCGCCGCCATACGCGCATGGTGCAGAGCGACGGTCGGGTGATGGTGGAAGACCTCGGCTCCCGCAATGGCACGCTGGTCAACGGCCGCGCCATCGCCGAGCCGACGCCGGTGGGCATCGGCGACGTCATCCAGCTCGGCGGTTGCCGCATCCACCTCGACGACGCCACCACCACCTCCGGCACCGGCACCCTGCCGACCGGCGTGAAGACCATCTTCCGCAAGGCCGCCGAGCTGATCGAGGACCAACCCGGCGACCCCGAGCTCTACAGCCACCGCCTCAAGCTTCTCAACCAGCTACACGTCGATCTCGCCCGCCCGATGAACCTCGCGGGGCTCCTCGACCTGGTCCTCGAGCAGGCGTTTCGTCATCTCGAGCCGGAGGAAGGAGCGGTCTTTCTCGAGCGTCCGGACGGCACCTTCGAGCTCAGCGCCAGCCGCTCCCTGGCGGGCGCCAAGGAGCCCTATCCCTACTCCCGCAGCCTGGTGCGGGAAGTGGTCGAGAAAGGCCTCGCCGCCCTCGTCCTCGATCTCCAGGCGGACGAACGCTTCGCCGCCTCCGAGAGCATCCTGAGCTCCGGCCTGCGCAGCCTGGTGGCCGCCCCATTGCTCGCCCCGGAAGGCACCCTCGGCATGATCGTGGTCAACTCTCGCCGCCACGTGCGCGAGTTTCGCGAGGAGGACATGCAGCTCCTCGCCTCCCTCGCCGGCGCCGCCGGCTTGCGGCTACGCAACCTCACCCTCACCGAGGAGGCCGTCGAACGACGGCGACTGGAGGGTGAGCTCCACCTGGCGCGCAAGATCCAGGTCGCCCTCCTGCCGCAAACCCTGCCGACCGTGGCGGGCTACCAGCTCCACGGCGCCAATGCGCCGTCGCGCGGCGTCTCCGGCGACATCTACATGGCCGTCGAGCGTTCGTCCCAGAGCAGCGAGGAGGCCCGCGAAGAGTGCGTTCTGATGGTGGTGGATGTCGCCGGCAAGGGCATGTCCGCCTCGCTCCTGACGGCCTCCCTCGAGGCCCTCTCGGCAGGTCCGATCGAAGAAGGCGACAACCCCGACGAAATCTGCAACAAGCTCTCGCGGCGGCTGTTCTCGCGCACTCCGCCGGAGCGCTACGCCACCGCCTTTCTGGCCATCCTCGACCCCGACCAGGGTGCCCTCGAGTACTGCAGCGCCGGCCACAGCCCGGCCCTGTGCATTCGTCTTTCCGGGGACGTCGAGCCGCTGCCCTGCACCGGCATGCCCCTCGGCCTGGTACCGGATGCCGGCTACCGTAGCTGCGCCCTTCAGCTCGCTCCGGGGGATACGCTGGTGGCCTACACGGACGGCATTTCCGAAGCCATGAACAGCGAGCAGGAAGAGTACGGCATGGAGCGTCTCGGCGAGGTCTGCAGCCGACACCGCGATCTGCCGCCGAGGGAGCTCGCCGCCGCCATCGAAGCCGACCTCGACGAGTTCGTCGCCGGAACGCCCTTCGACGACGACCGCACCCTGCTCATCCTGCGCCGCGAGCGTTAG
- a CDS encoding DUF3224 domain-containing protein — protein sequence MTTRHTATGTFEVSLAPLETYADAKATKIGRMSIDKTLAGDLAGSSVGEMLSGGSPAEGSAGYVAIERVTGTLHGRQGSFLLQHLATMTPESQQQTIQVVPGSGTGELTGIAGDFVIEIDQGEHSYRFEYTLPKTD from the coding sequence ATGACGACGCGTCACACCGCCACCGGCACCTTCGAGGTTTCGCTGGCGCCCCTCGAAACCTACGCCGACGCCAAGGCGACCAAGATCGGTCGCATGTCCATCGACAAGACCCTCGCCGGCGATCTCGCCGGCAGCAGCGTCGGCGAGATGCTCTCCGGCGGCTCGCCGGCGGAAGGCTCCGCGGGCTATGTCGCCATCGAGCGGGTGACCGGCACCCTGCACGGTCGCCAGGGTTCCTTCCTGCTGCAGCATCTGGCGACCATGACGCCGGAGTCGCAGCAGCAGACCATCCAGGTGGTGCCGGGCTCCGGAACCGGAGAGCTGACCGGCATCGCCGGCGACTTCGTGATCGAGATCGATCAGGGCGAGCATTCCTACCGCTTCGAGTACACCCTTCCGAAGACGGACTAA